The following proteins are encoded in a genomic region of Pagrus major chromosome 16, Pma_NU_1.0:
- the otomp gene encoding otolith matrix protein 1 — translation MEHPERRLPVAFLLLLPLLLSVSCISNPKTTVCWCVVSDAEEQKCLDLAGNATALNIRGSLQCVRGLNSRDCMDKIKNGTADAASMTADDIYAAGLCHGLELSAGESHNGVDGISYYVVAMARRSSSDLSLLEMHERSSCHPGIRTTVGWTVPIGYLVNTSQISIGEQCNFPKAVGNFFGYSCVPGVKDPQHDPRGNNPKNLCEACIGDENDRHICVNNHRERHYGEAGALRCVAENLGDVAFVKHTTIFENSDGKNQESWALDLELEDLKLLCPDGSEAGLDEYERCHLAAVPTNAVVVRTEDKCRVWKYLERLQNVFGNATEGFRLFSSAGYGASDLLFNDATHHLQRVLGSYTSWLGPTYTAVLQAFECEGKSVLLLMEQEEDIQRINFHPIPLSPSSRSAFPPHHLCPSATPSRHLSSSLLCSSCYVFLPAFLPPVLHHYVLVLLQPSAFL, via the exons ATGGAGCATCCAGAGAGAAGACTGCCGGTAgctttcctcctccttctgcctcttcttctgtctgtcagctgcaTCTCCAATCCAAAAACGACAG TCTGCTGGTGTGTAGTGTCTGACGCCGAGGAGCAGAAGTGTCTGGATTTGGCCGGGAACGCCACAGCTCTGAATATTAGAGGATCTTTGCAATGTGTCCGTGGCCTGAACAGCAGAGACTGCATGGACAAAATCAAG AATGGGACAGCAGATGCTGCCTCCATGACTGCAGATGACATCTATGCTGCTGGCCTCTGCCACGGCCTGGAGCTTTCTGCAGGGGAGTCTCACAATGGAGTGG ATGGTATTAGCTACTACGTGGTGGCGATGGCTCGTCGGTCCTCCTCAGACCTGTCCCTGCTGGAGATGCACGAACGCAGCTCCTGTCACCCCGGGATACGCACCACGGTGGGGTGGACAGTTCCTATCGGCTACCTGGTCAACACTTCCCAGATTAGCATCGGGGAGCAGTGCAACTTCCCCAAAG CCGTTGGCAACTTCTTTGGTTACAGCTGTGTGCCGGGCGTTAAGGATCCCCAGCACGACCCCAGAGGCAACAACCCCAAGAACCTGTGTGAGGCCTGTATAGGAGACGAGAACGACCGACACATCTGCGTcaacaaccacagagagaggCACTACGGCGAGGCGGGGGCGCTGAG gtGTGTCGCAGAGAACCTCGGCGACGTGGcctttgtcaaacacacaaccaTCTTTGAGAATTCGGATG GTAAGAACCAGGAGTCCTGGGCCCTGGATCTGGAGCTGGAGGACCTGAAGCTGCTGTGCCCAGATGGAAGTGAGGCCGGCCTGGACGAGTATGAGCGATGCCACCTGGCAGCTGTCCCCACTAATGCTGTGGTGGTGCGCACGGAGGACAAGTGTCGCGTCTGGAAGTACCTGGAACGTTTACAG AATGTGTTTGGCAACGCCACCGAGGGCTTCCGCCTGTTCAGCTCAGCAGGCTACGGCGCGTCCGATCTGCTCTTCAATGATGCCACCCACCACCTGCAGAGGGTTCTGGGTAGCTACACCTCTTGGCTGGGCCCCACTTACACCGCCGTGCTGCAAGCCTTCGAGTGTGAgggtaagagtgt GCTTCTGCTGATGGAACAGGAGGAAGACATCCAGCGCATCAACTTCCACCCCATCCCTCTGTCTCCGTCCTCCCGTTCTGCCTTCCCTCCCCACCATCTGTGTCCCTCCGCCACTCCGTCTCGCCAtctctcatcctctctgctTTGCTCTTCGTGTTACGTTTTTCTCCCTGCATTCCTGCCGCCCGTCCTCCATCATTATGTCCTCGTCCTGCTGCAACCTAGCGCTTTCCTCTAG